From the genome of Roseivivax sp. THAF197b:
GCGGGTGCTCTCAATCCACGCCAAAAGGAGAGCGCCCATGCCCCGTGACGACGACAGCCCGACCTACACGCCCCTGCCCCTGCCGGACCGCGTGCAATTGCCACCTGAAGAGGCCGTGACAGCGGCGGAGGCGTTTCGTGACTACATGCGGCAGCGTCATTCCGTGCGGGACTATTCCGACCGCCCCGTACCGCGCGCGGTGATCGAGGCCTGTATCGCCTCGGCCCATACCGCGCCCTCGGGCGCCAACCGCCAGCCCTGGCATTTCGTGGCCATCTCCGATCCGGCGATGAAGGCGCGGGTGCGCGAAGGGGCCGAGGACGAGGAGCGGCAATTCTACGGGGGCGGGGCGGGCGACGCCTGGCTGCAGGCGCTGGAGCCCATCGGCACCGGCGTGGACAAACCGCATCTGACGCAGGCGCCGTGGCTGATCGTGGTCTTCGCCGAACGGTGGGGCGTCGACGACAGCGGCGAGCGGTACAAGAATTACTATGTGCCCGAAAGCGTGGGCATTGCCACCGGCATGCTGATCACCGCCATTCACAAGGCGGGGCTTGTCTGCCTTGAGCATACGCCGAACCCGATGAAGTTCCTCAACGAGATGTGCGGGCGGCCCGACCGCGAGAAGCCGGTGATGATCCTGCCCGTGGGCTACCCTTCGGACGATGCGACCGTGCCGCAAGCCGCCAAGCGCAAGAAGCCGCTCGGACAGGTGATGACGGTTTTCGAGGAGCACTAGCGCTGCGAACCCGGCCTTGCGATTGACCGCACCGGCGCAACCCCTCACAAAGATCGCATGCTGGCGATCTTCCTCAAGACACTCCCCTTTTTCGCGCTGATCGGTCTGGGCTACGGCGCGGCCCGGACGCGCTTCTTCACCGAGGAGGCCAGCGCGTACCTCACGAAGTTCGTCTTCTACTTCGCACTTTCGGCGATGCTGTTCCGGTTTTCGGCCAACCTCTCGATCTCGGAGATCTTCGATCCCTGGCTCGCAGTGGCCTATCTCTGGGGTACGGCCTTCGTCTACGGGATCGGCCTGATCGTGGCGTTCTGGCGCGGCGTGAAGGTGGAAACGGCGGCCATCGAGGGACAATGTGCCGCCATCGGCAATACGGGCTTTCTGGGTGTGCCCATGCTGGCCCTTCTGCTGGGCGAGGCGGCGGTGGCCCCGATCATCCTGATCCTGTCCATCGACATGATCGTCTTCTCCTCGCT
Proteins encoded in this window:
- a CDS encoding nitroreductase family protein, with amino-acid sequence MPRDDDSPTYTPLPLPDRVQLPPEEAVTAAEAFRDYMRQRHSVRDYSDRPVPRAVIEACIASAHTAPSGANRQPWHFVAISDPAMKARVREGAEDEERQFYGGGAGDAWLQALEPIGTGVDKPHLTQAPWLIVVFAERWGVDDSGERYKNYYVPESVGIATGMLITAIHKAGLVCLEHTPNPMKFLNEMCGRPDREKPVMILPVGYPSDDATVPQAAKRKKPLGQVMTVFEEH